The Thermonema lapsum sequence TATAAACGCCCTAGCAAGCCTTTCGGGCGGAATGTTGCGGTTTGTTGCAGAAAATGTTTTCCGTCCTTATTTGTAATCTTAAACTCGAGCCAGGCTTCCCCGGGCAATTTCATTTCGGCATAGAGCAGCAGTCTTTTATTTTCTTTGTCGGCAACAAGCACGCGCCAGAAGTCCAGTGCGTCCCCAGTGTAAATGTTGTTTTGGTTTGTTCTTCCTCTGCGCAAACCCACACCGCCCACCAGTTTATCCAAAAAGCCACGAAGGCGCCATAACCAATTTGCATAATACCAGCCGCGTTCACCACCAATAGACCAAATGTTTTCAAGAACTTTATCAACACTGCCCTTAATTTCTTTTACTCTTCTATCAATATAACATCCGTATGTTGGCACATTGATATGTTCTAAAAGCGAGTTATCCGTATAACTTGATACGAGTGAATCTTTCCAGCTCGAAATAACATTGTTTTGTTCTATTTTTTGAAACGCTAACTCAACCGCTTCTTTGTACGGAATTGGTTTTATGCCCAGCATTTTTTCAAGTCTGTTGTCTTTTGCCACCACAGGCACTTTCATACTCTCGACTAAATTAACCGCAAGCTTGTAAGATGTGGAGGTTACAAAATAGAGCCAATAAGAGGATAATCTGGGAGTCATAACAGGGACCGTAAAAATATACCTTTTTAGTCCGCGAACTTCTGCAAATTGTAAGAGCATTTCTTTATATGTCAAGATATCAGGACCCCCAATATCGAATGATTGATTATAAGTTTCTTCATTTAGCAAAACGCCAACTAAATATTCCAACACATTTCGTATTGCAATCGGCTGATGCTTTGTATTGACCCATTTGGGAGTTATCATTACAGGAAGTTTTTCAACCAAATCACGAATGATTTCAAAGGATGCACTGCCCGACCCCACGATAATTCCGGCTTTCAGAGATGTGAGTGGAATACCGCTCTTGCTTAAAATCTCTTCAACTTTTTTTCTGGAGGCAAGATGTTTAGAAAGTTTTTCTTCGTTTGTAATTCCGCCCAAATAAATAATCTGCTTCACAGCAGTTTGCTTCATAAGCTTTACAAAATTATTTGCAGAGATTTCTTCGAGCTTTTCAAAATCTTTTATTTTTGAACTCATGGAATGGATAAGGTAGTATGTAGCATCAATATCCTCTATGGACTTTGCGGAAGGTAACTCTTTTGTAAAATCCACTTCAAATAGAGAGATTCTATCACTTTTGTAAATCCCTTCGGTTGGGAATCGCTTCTTGTCTCTTACACAGCAAACCACCTCGTGCCCATGTTCTAACAACACAGGCAGCAAACGCTTGCCAATATATCCGGTTGCACCTGTTAAAAGTATTTTCATAGGATTATGATAAAGAAGCAATCAGAACAACTGGAAAAGGAACGATTTGGTTTAGATGAAATCTTTTTAACCTGTTTCATACAACCTCTTATCTTCTAATCTGCGGGGCAAAACGATGGTTCCTAAACCATCCTCGCCCCCGACTTCGCAACCTCTTCCATTTACAAATTCATAAACCGTAATGGCTGCAACCGAAGCATCCAGCATATCTTTGATTCCGCTAATAAAATGATTCAAGCACAATTCATACGTAAGGTTTTCTTTTTCAAGCATTTTGTATGAGGCGGACGGAAAGACTTCATATACATGCTTAAAATCTTCAAGTGCCGAGAAAATATTATAACCGAGCTTCATCCACTGCGGCGATTCTGCCAGTGTTTTCGTCCATTGCGGATTTGCTATGTTGTAAGCTTTGATGATTGCTTCGCATTCTCTGCCGAAGCTTTGTTTAGGTTTTTCAATCCAAGAATTCATTTTTCTATCAAAATATCTGTTCCGCCATTTTGTGATAGGCATTCGGGGTGCATCAATCCCAACCGCTATCTTATCAGGTCGATTGTTAGAAACTTGAAGCAGTAGTGTGCGTAATGTTTGTGGAATATTTTCTTTTACCCATCCGCTTGCAACATATTTTTTGTTTTGCTCAATAATGTAATAGCAACAACCTCGATTTATCTGGACATCGATTCCGGCAAAGTATTTCAATTTATGCTTCATGGTTTAGCTAATGAATCAAGCCAAAGTTTTCTGTAAGATGTGTCTTGGTCATACATTGCAGCCTGCTTGTTCACATTGAAGTACCTCGCTTCACGGGGGTCATTTCCAACGCCGGCTATATACATCCAGTTGCCCCAGTTGCTTGCCACATCATAGTCAATAAGTTGAGATTCAAACCAACTGGCGCCCCATCGCCAATCAATCTTCAAATCTTTACAAAGGTAACTCGCCACATTTTGTCTGCCACGATTAGACATAAATCCCGTTTTCATCAATTCGGTCATGTTAGCATCCACAAAGTCATTACCTGTTTTTCCAGTTCGCCATTTTTCAAACACTTCAAAATCATTGTTATAGCTGAGACTTTTGTTTTTAATTCCACCTTTCAGAAAAATTTTATTTCCATATTTCTTGGCAACAAATCGGAAATAATCACGCCACAGTAGTTCAAATACAAGCCAGTAGGTGGACTCATTGGCTTCAACTTCTTTTTCAAACTTTTTAATTTCTGAAAATACTCTTCTTGCCGAGAGTGAACCGTTGGCAAGCCAAGGAGAAAACTTCGAAGAATAATTTTCTCCTATCAACTGATTTCGTGTTTCTTTGTAATGAAGAATACTTTTATCTTGCCAAATAAACTTGTTTAATCTCTTCAGCCCTTCGCACTCGCCCCCAGTAAAATGCATTACGGCTCTTGAGTCAAACACAGCTTCGTTCAAACCAAAGTCTTGAAGAGAAAAAGAATGCTCATTTCTGAACTCATCCGGAAACGGCGGAAGCTTTTCTACTTCTTCGATAGGTTGAACTGTATCAAGTATTGGCTCAACTTTCTTTCTGAAGTGGGTAAAAATATCAGGCAGGTTACTAATGGAAAACGGAAGTTGTTCGGTTTTCAACAAAGTTTTGGATTCATGAAAATGAACAGGAATGCTAAGTCGTTTCTTCAATGCTTCTTCAACAAAAATCTCTTCGCTTGTGTCTTCTTTCTCTGCATAAATCTCATTTGCGTTAAACCTTTTAGCAACCTCAAAAAGCACTTCTTCGGTTTTACCAAAAGTTACAAGAAGGTCAGAACCAATCTTTTGAAGATTGGTTTTTAAATTGTTCACGGTCTCAATTAAAAACTTTGCCCTGATGCTGCCGGTTTTAGGAAAGCCAAGTGTATGCTTTGCAAACCATCGTTCGTCAAAGCAAAATATAGGCAGCAGAACCACCTCTTTCTGATTTTCAATTCGTTTTAAAATAATTTGGTCGTGCAGCCTTAAGTCATTTCTAAACCAATAAATTATTTTTTTCATAAAGTTTTTATTGAGCCTCGTTTACTTCGGCATTTATCGCTGCAATACTTAACTTCATCCCATACCTTTTTCCACTTCTTTCGCCAAGAAAAAGGGCGCCCACACACAACACAGATTTTTTGTGGAAGAAATTCTTTTTTATTTCTTAACATTTTTGCTATTGATGGATTCAAGGAAGAATTACAACAGAGCACTTGTGGTTAGTTAACTATTTGAAATAGGATTAGGTTATATGAAAGTCAAATCTTTTTCTTGGGCTTTTGTTGTTTTTTCTTCAAGCCACTGAATCAGGCAGGATGCTTTTAAAGCAGGGGGTGCAAAAATATTTATCCACTATAAGCATAAGCTGTTGATATTTTCGGAATTTAAAGCAGCTTTGCCATAGCTTTGCACTCCCTGTAATTTTACTGTTTTTTACTTTCTCACTACTCCTACACTGTGTGGCGGTCTTATGGGTTTTTGGCTACAAAACCTTGAAATCGCGACTTCGTTGGCAAGTCTATTTCATTTTGCCCATGTCGCAACACGTCCAATGTCTGTAATTCCACTACTTTTTGAAAGTAAAATAAACGGCTAAAACCAGAAAGATGAATGCTATTATATGGTTCGTTCTGAAGGTTTCTGTTTTGAAAACAATCAAAGTAAAAACGGTAAAAACCACCAAGGTGATTACTTCTTGAAGTACCTTTAGCTGAATCAAAGAGAAGGGTCCGCCATTGCCTTTAAATCCAATTCTGTTGGCAGGGACTTGAAAAATGTATTCAAAGAAGGCAATTCCCCAACTTATGAGGATTATTGAAATGAGTCCTAACTTATTGAACCATTTCATTTCGGAAAATTTTAAATGCCCATACCAAGCAAGGGTCATAAATGAATTGCTCAAAATCAGAAGCAAAATAGTTAAAACTGCTTTCATTTTACCTCAACTTTTTATTTTAAGACGATGATTTTTTTGACTTGCATACAAGGTTTTGGCAATATCTGAAGTCTCGACAAAAGTAGATATTTGGACGAAAGGTAGCAAAGCCCGATACCTGCTTGTTAAGCATAGTTTGAGTAGGATTAGTTTCGATTTCTTTACTGTTCTTTATTTTTCTTCGGATTTTTGTTTATCTCTTGATTTGAAAGCCAAACACTTCTGCTGAATTGACCACAAAGGAAGCAATAATAATCCGGCAATATTAGAAATCTTACTAAAAGACAAGCCTTACTAAAAGACAAGCATACCTAACTGACGTAGCTATCCGGCGATAAACTTATCCGCTTCCTTATGTGTTTTTATTTCGCTTTCTTCTTTCAACAAAAATTTAATAGTATCGATGCAACAAGGTAGAATTATTTTTCTTTTGGTACTCGCGGTTATTTTTTTGCTTTTAGATTGGTATGTATTTCAGGCAGTGCGTACTGTG is a genomic window containing:
- a CDS encoding SDR family oxidoreductase — encoded protein: MKILLTGATGYIGKRLLPVLLEHGHEVVCCVRDKKRFPTEGIYKSDRISLFEVDFTKELPSAKSIEDIDATYYLIHSMSSKIKDFEKLEEISANNFVKLMKQTAVKQIIYLGGITNEEKLSKHLASRKKVEEILSKSGIPLTSLKAGIIVGSGSASFEIIRDLVEKLPVMITPKWVNTKHQPIAIRNVLEYLVGVLLNEETYNQSFDIGGPDILTYKEMLLQFAEVRGLKRYIFTVPVMTPRLSSYWLYFVTSTSYKLAVNLVESMKVPVVAKDNRLEKMLGIKPIPYKEAVELAFQKIEQNNVISSWKDSLVSSYTDNSLLEHINVPTYGCYIDRRVKEIKGSVDKVLENIWSIGGERGWYYANWLWRLRGFLDKLVGGVGLRRGRTNQNNIYTGDALDFWRVLVADKENKRLLLYAEMKLPGEAWLEFKITNKDGKHFLQQTATFRPKGLLGRLYWYLILPFHFFVFEGMAENIIKHNRD
- a CDS encoding DUF2256 domain-containing protein, which codes for MLRNKKEFLPQKICVVCGRPFSWRKKWKKVWDEVKYCSDKCRSKRGSIKTL
- a CDS encoding DASH family cryptochrome, translating into MKKIIYWFRNDLRLHDQIILKRIENQKEVVLLPIFCFDERWFAKHTLGFPKTGSIRAKFLIETVNNLKTNLQKIGSDLLVTFGKTEEVLFEVAKRFNANEIYAEKEDTSEEIFVEEALKKRLSIPVHFHESKTLLKTEQLPFSISNLPDIFTHFRKKVEPILDTVQPIEEVEKLPPFPDEFRNEHSFSLQDFGLNEAVFDSRAVMHFTGGECEGLKRLNKFIWQDKSILHYKETRNQLIGENYSSKFSPWLANGSLSARRVFSEIKKFEKEVEANESTYWLVFELLWRDYFRFVAKKYGNKIFLKGGIKNKSLSYNNDFEVFEKWRTGKTGNDFVDANMTELMKTGFMSNRGRQNVASYLCKDLKIDWRWGASWFESQLIDYDVASNWGNWMYIAGVGNDPREARYFNVNKQAAMYDQDTSYRKLWLDSLAKP
- a CDS encoding DMT family protein; the protein is MKAVLTILLLILSNSFMTLAWYGHLKFSEMKWFNKLGLISIILISWGIAFFEYIFQVPANRIGFKGNGGPFSLIQLKVLQEVITLVVFTVFTLIVFKTETFRTNHIIAFIFLVLAVYFTFKK